One Luteolibacter yonseiensis genomic window carries:
- a CDS encoding beta strand repeat-containing protein — translation MKTRQSSVLRPLAPAGFLYLCLSAHGATVNKADNATNLNLSGAWLGDVVPGTADVAEWNSAVTGGNSTILGGNLSWKGLKVVDPGGDVGIGSGSVLTLGSSGIDMSAATRNLAIGSGVTLLQNTSQSWQVGNGVQLTIGGTLTGGGGGVANLSTAGSGLINVSSGTTTSRLSFATLNGVDVAALDASKNVVNATSVFTYVNPAGGNSSGTVVGIDVQTTTAGSTQAYRHSNSLTLTNGVRFNAANTQASSWTVDTSSAGRLGTLPHIIVTSNVGAQDIFYNGSGGLRAGSNGGELYLHQLNTSGRLVFNTTIINNNSASSLTKTGAGTVVIASASGYSGVTRINEGTFQLGNGGTVGSVGSTSIINNGNLSFNRTDTYAAGYVVSGIGSLVHEGTGTLTLTNNSTYTGATLVSAGTLLVNGSLGNTTTVVNGTATLGGTGTLGGSVTVASTAFLAAGDNGIESLGVGSAVINGRLLTQFDGTGAGTIDLLAAAGNLDISNATLDLSLVGGGAALDDAAYVFASYGSLTGAAFSSVLNLPGGYQIDYAFGGNNIALVAVPEPAGVLLGSLGLLAVLRRRRI, via the coding sequence ATGAAAACCCGTCAATCGTCTGTACTTCGTCCGCTTGCCCCCGCAGGTTTCCTATATCTCTGCCTTTCCGCGCACGGCGCGACGGTCAACAAGGCGGATAACGCCACAAACCTGAATCTATCGGGAGCATGGCTCGGTGATGTGGTTCCCGGGACGGCGGATGTCGCGGAATGGAACAGCGCGGTGACAGGCGGAAATTCCACCATTCTCGGAGGAAACCTGTCATGGAAGGGTTTGAAGGTGGTTGATCCGGGGGGAGACGTGGGCATCGGATCCGGAAGTGTGCTCACCCTGGGGTCGTCAGGGATCGACATGAGCGCCGCCACCCGGAATCTGGCTATTGGAAGTGGTGTGACATTGCTCCAGAACACTTCGCAGTCATGGCAGGTGGGCAATGGTGTCCAACTGACGATCGGCGGCACATTGACAGGGGGTGGCGGAGGGGTGGCGAACCTTTCCACAGCGGGCAGCGGACTGATCAACGTTTCCAGCGGCACCACCACCTCGCGCCTGTCGTTCGCGACCTTGAACGGTGTGGATGTCGCGGCGCTCGATGCTTCGAAAAACGTGGTGAACGCCACGTCGGTTTTCACCTATGTCAATCCCGCCGGAGGAAACTCCAGCGGAACGGTGGTGGGCATCGATGTGCAGACGACGACGGCGGGATCGACCCAGGCCTACCGCCACAGCAACAGTCTCACCCTTACCAACGGCGTGCGTTTCAATGCGGCGAACACGCAGGCCTCGAGCTGGACGGTCGATACCTCGTCGGCCGGGCGTCTGGGCACCCTGCCACACATCATCGTCACCTCCAATGTCGGAGCACAGGATATTTTCTACAATGGGTCGGGCGGGTTGCGCGCCGGTTCCAATGGAGGCGAGCTTTATCTCCACCAGTTGAACACGAGTGGAAGACTGGTTTTCAATACAACCATCATCAACAACAACTCCGCCTCGTCCCTGACGAAAACGGGGGCTGGCACCGTAGTGATCGCCTCCGCGAGTGGTTATTCGGGTGTCACGCGGATCAACGAAGGAACGTTCCAGCTCGGAAACGGGGGGACCGTGGGATCGGTTGGCAGCACCTCCATCATCAACAATGGAAACCTGTCTTTCAACCGCACGGATACCTATGCGGCCGGTTACGTCGTTTCGGGGATCGGGTCGCTGGTCCACGAGGGCACCGGAACCCTGACCCTGACCAACAACAGCACCTACACCGGAGCCACCCTAGTCAGCGCGGGTACTCTGCTGGTGAACGGTTCGCTCGGCAACACCACGACCGTCGTGAACGGCACGGCGACCTTGGGTGGGACGGGAACCCTCGGTGGTTCGGTGACCGTGGCGTCCACCGCGTTTCTTGCGGCAGGTGACAACGGAATCGAGTCGTTGGGAGTCGGCTCGGCGGTGATCAACGGCCGCCTGCTCACCCAGTTCGATGGCACGGGCGCGGGAACGATCGATCTGCTGGCTGCGGCGGGAAATCTTGATATTTCCAACGCGACCCTGGACCTGTCTCTGGTTGGTGGCGGTGCGGCGCTGGATGACGCAGCCTATGTTTTCGCGAGCTATGGTTCCCTGACGGGTGCGGCGTTTTCGTCGGTGCTGAATCTGCCTGGCGGTTATCAGATCGATTATGCGTTCGGAGGAAACAACATCGCATTGGTCGCTGTTCCGGAGCCCGCGGGTGTTCTTCTCGGTTCGTTGGGATTGCTGGCCGTTCTTCGTCGCCGCCGGATATGA
- a CDS encoding MFS transporter, whose protein sequence is MNSPSHQNATGSPASNDTLAGLRLATRIAFFVAGMGVACWAPLVPYAKAKLGLDEAGLGMMLLFLGAGSVSAMPVAGGLAGRFGSRAVILGGLTALALVLPLLSVVTTPWQLSVTLALFGASLGAVDVAANIHGVEVEHRAGVPLMSNFHGFYSIGGLTGSGAMTLLLTNGVPPWMATLSASVLGAACVLIAAPRLLATRPEAGTPFFVRPRGVVLLIGCLTFIIFLLEGSLLDWSAVLLKEERGMPESLAGTGFALFSLAMAIGRLTGDRLTARWGGKRMLLHGSILTSAGLVWLILAPGATAALIGFPIIGLGAANLVPVLFSATSRQTVMPKDLAISAISVMGYAGILAGPAAIGFVAGFIGLEGVFGLLAAAVLALAFFSRIGSAVR, encoded by the coding sequence ATGAATTCACCCTCCCACCAAAATGCCACCGGTTCTCCGGCTTCCAACGACACACTGGCCGGTCTTCGTCTGGCCACCCGCATCGCCTTTTTTGTCGCCGGAATGGGGGTCGCCTGCTGGGCGCCGCTCGTGCCCTACGCCAAGGCGAAGCTCGGCCTGGACGAGGCCGGTCTTGGCATGATGCTGCTGTTTTTGGGTGCGGGTTCCGTCTCGGCCATGCCGGTGGCTGGCGGGTTGGCAGGCAGGTTCGGCAGCCGCGCCGTCATCCTCGGTGGATTGACCGCGCTGGCCCTGGTGCTTCCCCTTCTGTCGGTCGTGACAACTCCCTGGCAGCTGTCCGTCACCCTCGCCTTGTTCGGAGCCTCTCTGGGGGCGGTGGATGTGGCGGCGAACATCCATGGGGTGGAAGTGGAACACCGTGCGGGTGTCCCGCTGATGTCGAACTTCCACGGTTTCTATAGTATCGGCGGCCTGACCGGTTCGGGAGCGATGACACTCCTGCTCACAAACGGCGTCCCTCCATGGATGGCCACACTGTCGGCTTCGGTGCTGGGTGCTGCCTGTGTGCTCATTGCCGCTCCACGGCTGCTTGCGACGCGGCCGGAAGCGGGAACGCCTTTTTTCGTCAGGCCCCGGGGCGTCGTCCTCCTGATCGGGTGCCTCACCTTCATCATCTTCCTGCTGGAGGGCTCTCTCCTGGACTGGAGCGCCGTGCTCCTCAAAGAGGAGAGAGGGATGCCCGAAAGCCTGGCAGGAACCGGTTTCGCCCTGTTCTCGCTGGCCATGGCCATCGGACGCTTGACGGGTGACCGGCTCACCGCACGCTGGGGCGGCAAGAGAATGCTCCTCCATGGGTCGATTCTAACGTCGGCCGGGCTGGTGTGGCTGATCCTGGCTCCCGGCGCGACAGCCGCACTGATCGGCTTTCCCATCATCGGCCTGGGAGCGGCGAACCTGGTTCCCGTCCTGTTCAGCGCCACCAGCAGGCAGACCGTCATGCCGAAGGATCTCGCCATTTCCGCCATCAGCGTGATGGGTTACGCGGGTATTCTTGCCGGGCCCGCGGCGATCGGTTTCGTCGCCGGATTCATCGGTCTTGAAGGAGTCTTCGGCTTGCTCGCCGCGGCGGTCCTGGCTCTCGCCTTCTTTTCGCGCATCGGATCCGCGGTCCGGTGA
- a CDS encoding DEAD/DEAH box helicase, producing MTPNQFEALPLAAPLQRVLRELNYTTPSPIQAQAIPILLEGRDLLGCAQTGTGKTASFALPILHAINERPKQVKPRQCRTLVLAPTRELAGQVGKSFSTYGAHIRFKQTLIYGGVGQNPQVSAMRGGVDVLVATPGRLIDLIEQRAVDLSGVEFFVLDEVDRMLDMGFARDVKKIVSLLPPYRQSLFFSATLAPTIVELAHTILRNPSRVTIDPGTTTAERIDHQVCFLDRENKRHLLEQLLRGQAEATEGKLTIVFSRTKHGANKLAKSLCEAGFPSEAIHGNKSQAQREKALEKFKKGLTPVLVATDVAARGVDVKDVGLVVNFDLPNEPEAYVHRIGRTGRAGAEGRAVSFCAEDEREFLREIEKVIKMPVPRWDDHQWHDEALADRHLRLRTGGGMVQGGGNRGRQGGGRQGGGNRNGGGGGRGAEGRDYSNASRGNNRRRPASR from the coding sequence ATGACCCCGAATCAATTCGAGGCGTTGCCATTGGCCGCGCCCCTCCAACGTGTTTTGCGCGAGCTGAACTACACCACTCCGTCCCCCATCCAGGCCCAGGCCATTCCGATCCTGCTCGAAGGCCGCGACCTCCTCGGTTGCGCCCAGACCGGCACCGGAAAAACCGCGAGTTTCGCGCTGCCCATCCTGCACGCCATCAATGAACGGCCCAAGCAGGTCAAGCCGCGCCAGTGCCGCACGCTCGTGCTGGCACCGACACGCGAACTGGCCGGCCAGGTGGGCAAGAGCTTCAGCACCTATGGCGCGCACATCCGCTTCAAGCAGACGCTCATCTACGGCGGCGTGGGCCAGAACCCGCAGGTCTCCGCGATGCGCGGAGGCGTGGACGTGCTTGTCGCCACACCGGGCCGCCTCATCGACCTCATCGAGCAACGGGCAGTGGACCTCTCCGGCGTCGAGTTCTTCGTGCTGGATGAAGTGGACCGCATGCTCGACATGGGATTCGCCCGCGACGTGAAGAAGATCGTCTCCCTGCTCCCGCCGTACCGCCAATCGCTGTTCTTCTCCGCGACCCTGGCACCGACCATTGTGGAGCTCGCCCACACCATCCTGCGCAATCCCTCGCGCGTCACCATTGATCCCGGCACCACCACCGCCGAGCGCATCGACCACCAGGTGTGCTTCCTCGATCGGGAAAACAAGCGTCATCTGCTGGAACAACTGCTGCGCGGCCAGGCGGAAGCCACGGAAGGCAAGCTCACCATCGTCTTCAGCCGCACCAAGCACGGCGCGAACAAGCTGGCGAAGAGTCTCTGCGAGGCCGGTTTCCCATCGGAAGCCATCCACGGCAACAAGTCCCAGGCACAGCGCGAGAAAGCCTTGGAAAAATTCAAGAAAGGCCTCACCCCGGTCCTCGTCGCCACCGACGTCGCGGCCCGTGGTGTGGACGTGAAAGACGTCGGTCTCGTGGTGAATTTCGACCTGCCGAACGAGCCGGAAGCCTACGTCCACCGCATCGGCCGCACCGGTCGTGCCGGAGCGGAAGGCCGCGCGGTTTCGTTCTGCGCGGAAGATGAACGCGAGTTCCTGCGCGAGATCGAGAAAGTCATCAAGATGCCGGTCCCGCGCTGGGACGACCACCAGTGGCACGACGAGGCCCTCGCCGACCGTCACCTCCGTCTCCGCACCGGCGGCGGCATGGTGCAGGGCGGCGGAAACCGCGGCCGTCAGGGTGGCGGACGTCAAGGCGGAGGAAACCGCAATGGTGGTGGCGGTGGACGTGGCGCCGAAGGCCGCGACTACAGCAACGCCTCGCGCGGAAACAACCGCCGTCGCCCCGCGTCACGATAA
- a CDS encoding autotransporter-associated beta strand repeat-containing protein — protein MIPRLLYFSLLAILPAAAQIPAFPGAEGFGAYATGGRGGDVYYVTNLNASGAGSLRNGVETAPSNGRTIVFAVSGYIPLPGGIAFRMVRNKITIAGQTAPGDGIGLRNGTVRVSGNNTVLRHLRIRHGKNGSGGDCIDLDSSASNSIIDHISMMFSTDENISFFNSALDNFTMQYSTSSWGMERHNAGGLWDLRNGSCHHTLWAHHRTRNPKARPAMLEWINNVTYHWRNEGFIMGDSETPANWKANVIGNYYISINDPDTGYSLRNKGLTKARVASNNVPNFSLYLADTLHDADGDGVLNGTDKGYGIVDGAEFAPGDAVGANRYYKSATPFPGATGGSAVRIDGPLTAYKKVLSASGALRLDANHSGLLRDELDTLLVDSVVNQQSILVQKDGNIAGETTPGNGEANLANPPYNITNYGFGTLNGTTPPTDVDLDGMPDAWESTLNGVNGMAYNVSGDDHNNVFTAGQLGNTFFPAGTPVGYTYLEEYLHFLAVPHATVVKNVAGSPSSQTVNLRKYTEGFTKSPAYTVSGVVNGTVLQFLADGTTPSATGPVVKFIPTPNATGRAGFLFTVVDADGSQWTQQFALLISSASAPRDLIWNGDGSTNAWNDAAANWKQPSGALTAFATGDTALFDDRGSATPAVNITTSQTSGSVLVTGTKNYTFGGSGSLASTGTLTKAGDTKLTLATPVSFSLGSFLNGGETVLNPGGGLAGGTIRFSGGSTLTSAYGNTTLGINPNIQVDAGSVGNINLSQRVELNGSLSGGGIFNIFSPSNLGTEGRVYLDGASAGCTGTVNLSGGATSPGNAGRIAFRANGGSFNGFGSARVNLSGIDLFTTNNSGGNTYPIGQLGGDANSRLRSNYLNGGGATTWSVGGLGTSSTFAGAIMDGTRADGSNSPTLLTKTGGGTLTITGTNIHSGATTVSGGTLAVDGALSLSPVTVGGGATLVGNGTFGGLVTINSGARINPGNSATPYRALPANGGLTVSSGTLVYDLSSNPGGTNDRITVAAGTSTNLSGTVNFQLNFVDGSLGAGVYNLIDGGATQSVSGLTMVPVLPAPTGTTRQTFSLSRPSSGTTPGYVKLTVTGNAGNLTWTGVNGGIWDLNATAGNWSGASPDTFSNLDLVTFPDGAASGSVSLAGTLQPARVTAANNTLAYTLGGSGVLGGVGGLIKSGGGIFTIGNSAANTFSGGTTLNAGTLRLANTNTPLGTGVIAVNGGTLSFPSAIFLSNSMVFTGNSRITNTGGNSAILNPTTGTLSSVGNANIDLSGVEGILSINGPMDGFSGTLSFGSGSGTVRLNSNSSAAADVNFGSADTHFDLGTGSAYLNNRNGGIVIHLGAVSGGGNTHLDGRQSGSGNTVTTYVVGGLDTSTTFAGTISNAGDLSGLDLVKTGSGTWTLGGNSNFTGGFRIESGTLAIAGKTISSAETTVAEGAALVLSGGTFGAESVGGRGLISGHGTIAADLNPDGVVIGRGFATGTPGTLVVTGNASFDSSSVMKLRGGVSSDLLAVAGDLQLAGSIQIALAPETTFGRYPLLTCGGELSGDVSLTGVPAGVDAHLSLSAPGRVDLVIDDSDEDGLPDSWEAFHFGNLARLPDGDDDGDGQDNAVEYLAGTNPSSGISRFAATLSPLDDTRFALSWPSIPGKIYQIQTSGILLDGWSPLTTVPGSAAPAKSTSYSVVRTGGGMFYRVAIIP, from the coding sequence ATGATTCCCCGCCTTCTCTATTTCTCACTGCTGGCCATCCTGCCCGCCGCCGCACAGATCCCCGCGTTTCCCGGAGCGGAGGGGTTCGGCGCCTACGCCACGGGCGGTCGTGGAGGTGATGTCTACTATGTGACCAATCTGAACGCCAGCGGGGCGGGCTCGCTGAGGAACGGGGTCGAGACCGCTCCATCGAACGGACGGACCATCGTCTTCGCCGTCAGCGGCTACATCCCGCTGCCCGGCGGGATCGCGTTCCGCATGGTGCGGAACAAGATCACCATCGCGGGGCAGACCGCGCCCGGGGATGGCATCGGATTGAGAAACGGCACCGTGCGTGTCTCGGGAAACAACACGGTGCTGCGGCACCTCCGCATCCGCCATGGGAAGAACGGCAGCGGCGGGGACTGCATCGACCTGGACAGCAGCGCGTCGAACAGCATCATCGACCACATTTCCATGATGTTCAGCACGGACGAGAACATCTCGTTTTTCAACAGTGCCCTGGACAACTTCACCATGCAGTATTCCACCAGTTCGTGGGGCATGGAGCGGCACAACGCCGGAGGATTGTGGGACCTCAGGAACGGCTCCTGCCACCATACCCTGTGGGCGCACCACCGCACCAGAAACCCGAAGGCCCGTCCCGCGATGCTGGAGTGGATCAACAATGTCACCTACCACTGGCGGAACGAGGGATTCATCATGGGGGATTCCGAAACCCCGGCGAACTGGAAGGCGAACGTCATCGGGAATTACTATATCTCCATCAATGATCCTGACACGGGCTATTCATTGAGAAACAAGGGGCTCACCAAGGCACGGGTCGCCTCGAACAATGTGCCGAATTTCAGCCTGTATCTCGCGGACACGCTCCACGACGCGGACGGCGACGGCGTGCTGAACGGCACGGACAAGGGGTATGGCATCGTGGATGGAGCGGAGTTCGCACCCGGCGATGCCGTGGGGGCGAACCGGTATTACAAATCCGCCACACCCTTTCCCGGAGCCACGGGCGGTTCCGCAGTCAGGATCGACGGTCCGCTCACCGCTTACAAGAAGGTGTTGTCCGCGTCCGGTGCGTTGCGGCTGGATGCGAACCACAGCGGACTGTTGCGGGACGAACTCGACACCCTGTTGGTGGACAGCGTGGTCAACCAGCAGAGCATCCTCGTGCAGAAGGATGGCAACATCGCGGGAGAGACCACTCCGGGCAATGGAGAGGCGAATCTCGCCAATCCTCCCTATAACATCACCAACTATGGCTTCGGCACGTTGAACGGCACCACGCCTCCCACCGATGTCGATCTGGACGGCATGCCGGACGCATGGGAGTCCACCCTCAACGGCGTGAACGGAATGGCCTACAATGTTTCCGGAGACGATCATAATAACGTCTTCACCGCAGGCCAGCTCGGCAACACGTTTTTCCCGGCCGGCACACCCGTTGGCTACACCTACCTTGAGGAATACCTGCATTTCCTCGCGGTGCCGCATGCCACGGTTGTGAAGAATGTCGCGGGCTCGCCCTCGTCGCAGACCGTCAACCTGCGGAAATACACCGAGGGATTCACCAAATCTCCGGCCTACACTGTCAGCGGAGTGGTCAATGGCACGGTGCTGCAGTTTCTGGCCGACGGCACCACGCCATCCGCCACCGGGCCGGTGGTGAAATTCATCCCCACTCCGAACGCCACCGGCCGAGCGGGATTCCTGTTCACCGTGGTGGATGCCGACGGCAGCCAGTGGACGCAGCAGTTCGCACTGCTCATTTCCTCTGCCTCAGCGCCGCGCGACCTGATCTGGAACGGCGACGGTTCCACCAACGCCTGGAATGACGCGGCGGCGAACTGGAAACAACCCTCCGGTGCGCTCACGGCTTTCGCCACAGGGGACACGGCGCTTTTCGACGACCGCGGCTCCGCGACACCCGCTGTGAACATCACCACGTCGCAGACGTCCGGTTCGGTACTGGTGACGGGGACGAAAAACTACACGTTCGGCGGCAGCGGATCACTCGCATCCACCGGCACGCTCACCAAGGCGGGGGATACCAAGCTCACGCTCGCCACGCCGGTGAGTTTTTCGCTTGGAAGTTTTCTCAATGGCGGGGAGACGGTCCTCAATCCTGGCGGCGGTCTGGCAGGCGGCACCATCCGTTTTTCCGGAGGGAGCACGCTTACCTCCGCATATGGAAATACGACGCTGGGGATCAACCCGAACATCCAGGTGGACGCCGGATCGGTGGGGAACATCAACCTTTCCCAACGCGTCGAACTGAATGGTTCGTTGTCCGGAGGGGGAATTTTCAACATCTTTTCACCATCAAACCTCGGAACGGAGGGGCGTGTGTATCTCGATGGTGCCTCCGCGGGTTGCACCGGAACGGTCAATCTTTCCGGTGGCGCGACATCTCCGGGCAACGCGGGGCGGATCGCTTTCAGGGCGAATGGCGGATCCTTCAACGGCTTCGGCAGCGCGAGGGTGAACCTCTCCGGCATCGATCTCTTCACCACGAACAATTCCGGAGGGAACACCTACCCCATCGGCCAACTGGGCGGTGATGCGAATTCGCGCCTGAGAAGCAACTATCTCAACGGAGGCGGCGCGACCACGTGGTCCGTCGGTGGTCTGGGCACCTCCTCGACCTTCGCGGGAGCGATCATGGATGGCACGCGCGCGGATGGATCGAACAGTCCGACCCTGCTGACGAAAACCGGTGGAGGCACCCTTACCATCACCGGAACGAACATCCACAGCGGTGCGACGACCGTCAGCGGAGGAACGCTCGCGGTGGATGGCGCGTTGTCCTTGTCGCCTGTCACCGTGGGCGGCGGTGCCACGCTGGTGGGGAATGGAACCTTCGGCGGGCTGGTCACCATCAACAGTGGCGCCCGCATCAATCCGGGAAACTCCGCGACACCCTACCGGGCCCTTCCCGCGAATGGCGGACTCACCGTGTCTTCCGGCACGCTGGTTTACGACCTTTCCTCGAATCCGGGCGGAACCAATGACAGGATCACCGTCGCCGCCGGCACTTCCACGAATCTCAGCGGCACGGTGAATTTCCAACTGAACTTCGTCGACGGCTCCCTCGGGGCGGGTGTTTATAATCTGATCGACGGGGGTGCCACGCAATCCGTGAGCGGGTTGACCATGGTGCCGGTTCTTCCTGCTCCGACCGGGACCACTCGCCAGACATTTTCGCTATCCCGCCCTTCGTCCGGCACCACACCGGGTTATGTGAAACTCACCGTCACGGGAAACGCGGGCAACCTCACATGGACCGGTGTCAATGGCGGAATATGGGACCTGAACGCGACCGCAGGCAACTGGTCCGGCGCGTCACCCGATACTTTCAGCAATCTGGACCTGGTCACGTTCCCGGATGGCGCGGCGTCCGGATCCGTGAGCCTGGCCGGCACGTTGCAGCCGGCCCGTGTCACCGCGGCGAACAACACCTTGGCCTACACGTTGGGCGGATCAGGAGTTCTCGGCGGCGTCGGAGGATTGATAAAAAGCGGGGGCGGTATTTTCACGATCGGCAACAGCGCCGCGAACACCTTCAGCGGAGGAACCACGCTCAACGCGGGGACCCTCAGGTTGGCGAACACCAACACGCCTCTCGGCACCGGCGTTATCGCTGTGAATGGCGGCACGCTTTCATTTCCCTCGGCCATCTTCCTTTCTAATTCCATGGTGTTCACAGGGAACAGCAGGATTACCAACACCGGCGGGAATTCCGCGATCCTGAATCCCACAACAGGCACGCTGTCCAGTGTGGGGAATGCCAACATCGATCTCAGCGGTGTCGAAGGCATCCTGAGCATCAACGGTCCGATGGATGGTTTTTCCGGCACGCTTTCATTCGGTTCCGGTTCGGGAACGGTCCGGCTCAATTCGAACAGCAGCGCCGCGGCGGATGTGAACTTCGGAAGCGCGGACACCCACTTCGATCTCGGCACCGGTTCCGCCTATCTGAACAACCGGAACGGAGGCATCGTCATCCACCTCGGCGCGGTTTCCGGTGGTGGGAACACGCATCTCGACGGTCGTCAGAGTGGCAGTGGAAATACCGTCACCACCTACGTTGTCGGCGGGTTGGATACCTCCACCACGTTTGCGGGAACGATTTCAAACGCGGGAGATCTCTCCGGCCTGGATCTGGTCAAGACCGGCAGCGGGACGTGGACGCTCGGTGGAAATTCGAATTTCACAGGCGGTTTCCGGATCGAATCTGGCACGCTGGCCATCGCGGGAAAGACGATTTCATCGGCTGAGACGACCGTCGCAGAGGGCGCCGCACTCGTTTTGTCAGGCGGAACCTTTGGGGCGGAATCCGTCGGTGGAAGGGGCCTCATTTCCGGTCATGGCACGATCGCCGCGGACCTGAATCCGGACGGGGTGGTGATCGGGCGGGGATTCGCCACTGGCACGCCGGGCACTCTCGTGGTTACGGGGAACGCGAGCTTTGACAGCTCCTCCGTCATGAAACTGCGCGGCGGCGTTTCATCGGACCTTTTGGCGGTCGCGGGCGATTTGCAGCTTGCGGGGAGTATCCAGATCGCTCTCGCACCGGAGACCACCTTCGGACGTTATCCATTGCTCACGTGCGGTGGCGAGCTTTCGGGCGACGTTTCTCTAACAGGTGTTCCGGCGGGTGTGGACGCGCATCTCTCCCTGAGTGCTCCGGGGCGGGTGGATCTTGTCATCGATGACTCCGATGAAGACGGTCTGCCGGATTCATGGGAGGCGTTTCATTTCGGAAATCTTGCCAGGCTCCCGGACGGAGATGATGATGGAGACGGGCAGGACAATGCCGTGGAGTATCTCGCGGGTACGAATCCCTCGAGCGGAATCTCACGCTTCGCCGCGACGCTGTCGCCGCTGGACGACACCCGGTTCGCCCTCTCCTGGCCGAGCATTCCCGGGAAAATCTATCAGATCCAGACCAGCGGCATCCTGCTCGATGGTTGGAGCCCTCTCACCACTGTTCCCGGTTCTGCCGCTCCTGCGAAGAGCACCAGTTATTCCGTGGTCAGGACCGGAGGGGGGATGTTCTATCGTGTCGCCATCATCCCCTAG